Proteins encoded within one genomic window of Oncorhynchus nerka isolate Pitt River linkage group LG17, Oner_Uvic_2.0, whole genome shotgun sequence:
- the saal1 gene encoding protein saal1 isoform X2 has translation MEDHSVDDDNSSIRSSSPANSPVMDRNPSPPPDREGEQGGEEVDAIGETVYSKHWLFSTFTRLIQIVSEQNMGDSDAQMQLPEEDEDELCKIWDMAMDKDVAGFLQEFKAADILLGVITKSRCPRLTEICVGILGNIACFPDTCLTLSQNNDLGVVLLLLLGDTDPPTLLETSRLLLTCVSQSDVSSLWLERVRQQTSVCSSLCFIMCSSTNMDLLVKVGELVDKLFDLDEELMKTWVTAGSQPSDEDEEEEEEEEGERRLDVASSLLEAAKQLRSESPEGLEVYLHALQLLTTIHHGIQTLAVAGGTGQALWTFLCEVVCEDLCQPDDPLFVLQEQKGLLVHALAVLSVLYACQDQEAEHSEADTLLPLVGSMLRVLQYHREVSSGHGQKGKKEEEKVDEQLQALIQTTVEFLSDIITDLTKDAVCELVTRGYLTEKTCLSAVGSMLPQFSPAVQHLVFMLS, from the exons ATGG AGGACCACAGCGTGGATGACGACAACTCCAGCATCCGGTCATCCTCCCCGGCGAACTCTCCTGTCATGGACCGTAACCCCTCACCACCCccggacagagagggggagcagggcgGGGAAGAGGTGGATGCTATAGGGGAGACAGTTTATAGCAAACACTGGCTGTTCAGCACCTTTACCCGTCTGATTCAG ATTGTGTCGGAACAGAACATGGGAGACTCTGATGCCCAGATGCAGTTACCAGAGGAAGATGAGGATGAGCTGTGTAAGATCTGGGATATGGCCATGGATAAG gatgtggCTGGTTTCTTACAGGAGTTCAAAGCTGCAGATATCCTCCTTGGAGTGATCACTAAGTCTCGATGCCCTCGTCTCACT gagaTATGTGTGGGGATCCTGGGTAACATAGCCTGCTTCCCTGACACTTGTCTGACCCTCAGCCAGAACAACGACCTAGG GGTGGTGCTGTTGCTCCTTCTTGGAGACACTGATCCCCCTACACTGCTGGAGACAAGCAG ACTGCTGCTGACCTGTGTGTCCCAGAGCGATGTGTCTTCTCTGTGGCTGGAGAGAGTACGACAGCAGACCTCTGTGTGTTCCAGCCTCTGCTTCATCATGTGCAGCTCCACCAACA tggaccTGCTGGTGAAGGTGGGGGAGCTGGTTGACAAGCTGTTTGACTTGGATGAAGAGTTGATGAAGACCTGGGTCACAGCTGGATCTCAGCCCAGTGACGAAgacgaggaggaagaagaagaggaggagggggagagacgtcTGGACGTGGCCTCCTCGCTCCTCGAGGCTGCCAAGCAGCTAAG GTCAGAGAGTCCAGAGGGTTTAGAGGTGTACCTGCATGCCCTCCAGCTCCTCACCACTATCCATCATGGGATTCAGACACTGG CTGTTGCAGGTGGGACGGGCCAGGCTCTATGgaccttcctgtgtgaggtagtgtgTGAGGACCTGTGTCAGCCAGACGACCCTCTGTTTGTTCTCCAGGAACAGAAGGGGTTACTGGTCCATGCTCTGGCTGTCCTGTCAGTCCTGTATGCGTGTCAGGACCAGGAAGCAGAGCACAGCGAAGCAGACACGC TTTTGCCTCTAGTTGGGAGCATGTTGAGGGTGCTGCAGTACCATAGAGAGGTCAGTTCAGGACACGGACAGAaggggaagaaggaggaggagaaggtggatgaGCAGCTCCAGGCTCTGATCCAGACAACGGTCGAGTTCCTCTCTGACATCATCACTGACCTCACCAAG GATGCGGTGTGCGAGTTGGTGACGAGAGGTTACCTAACAGAAAAGACGTGTCTGTCAGCAGTAGGCTCTATGCTCCCCCAGTTCAGCCCTGCC GTACAACACCTGGTCTTCATGTTGTCATAA
- the saal1 gene encoding protein saal1 isoform X1 — protein sequence MEDHSVDDDNSSIRSSSPANSPVMDRNPSPPPDREGEQGGEEVDAIGETVYSKHWLFSTFTRLIQIVSEQNMGDSDAQMQLPEEDEDELCKIWDMAMDKDVAGFLQEFKAADILLGVITKSRCPRLTEICVGILGNIACFPDTCLTLSQNNDLGVVLLLLLGDTDPPTLLETSRLLLTCVSQSDVSSLWLERVRQQTSVCSSLCFIMCSSTNMDLLVKVGELVDKLFDLDEELMKTWVTAGSQPSDEDEEEEEEEEGERRLDVASSLLEAAKQLRSESPEGLEVYLHALQLLTTIHHGIQTLAVAGGTGQALWTFLCEVVCEDLCQPDDPLFVLQEQKGLLVHALAVLSVLYACQDQEAEHSEADTLLPLVGSMLRVLQYHREVSSGHGQKGKKEEEKVDEQLQALIQTTVEFLSDIITDLTKDAVCELVTRGYLTEKTCLSAVGSMLPQFSPAVQHLVFMLSEADPQLADTVRKEFPVSLSPS from the exons ATGG AGGACCACAGCGTGGATGACGACAACTCCAGCATCCGGTCATCCTCCCCGGCGAACTCTCCTGTCATGGACCGTAACCCCTCACCACCCccggacagagagggggagcagggcgGGGAAGAGGTGGATGCTATAGGGGAGACAGTTTATAGCAAACACTGGCTGTTCAGCACCTTTACCCGTCTGATTCAG ATTGTGTCGGAACAGAACATGGGAGACTCTGATGCCCAGATGCAGTTACCAGAGGAAGATGAGGATGAGCTGTGTAAGATCTGGGATATGGCCATGGATAAG gatgtggCTGGTTTCTTACAGGAGTTCAAAGCTGCAGATATCCTCCTTGGAGTGATCACTAAGTCTCGATGCCCTCGTCTCACT gagaTATGTGTGGGGATCCTGGGTAACATAGCCTGCTTCCCTGACACTTGTCTGACCCTCAGCCAGAACAACGACCTAGG GGTGGTGCTGTTGCTCCTTCTTGGAGACACTGATCCCCCTACACTGCTGGAGACAAGCAG ACTGCTGCTGACCTGTGTGTCCCAGAGCGATGTGTCTTCTCTGTGGCTGGAGAGAGTACGACAGCAGACCTCTGTGTGTTCCAGCCTCTGCTTCATCATGTGCAGCTCCACCAACA tggaccTGCTGGTGAAGGTGGGGGAGCTGGTTGACAAGCTGTTTGACTTGGATGAAGAGTTGATGAAGACCTGGGTCACAGCTGGATCTCAGCCCAGTGACGAAgacgaggaggaagaagaagaggaggagggggagagacgtcTGGACGTGGCCTCCTCGCTCCTCGAGGCTGCCAAGCAGCTAAG GTCAGAGAGTCCAGAGGGTTTAGAGGTGTACCTGCATGCCCTCCAGCTCCTCACCACTATCCATCATGGGATTCAGACACTGG CTGTTGCAGGTGGGACGGGCCAGGCTCTATGgaccttcctgtgtgaggtagtgtgTGAGGACCTGTGTCAGCCAGACGACCCTCTGTTTGTTCTCCAGGAACAGAAGGGGTTACTGGTCCATGCTCTGGCTGTCCTGTCAGTCCTGTATGCGTGTCAGGACCAGGAAGCAGAGCACAGCGAAGCAGACACGC TTTTGCCTCTAGTTGGGAGCATGTTGAGGGTGCTGCAGTACCATAGAGAGGTCAGTTCAGGACACGGACAGAaggggaagaaggaggaggagaaggtggatgaGCAGCTCCAGGCTCTGATCCAGACAACGGTCGAGTTCCTCTCTGACATCATCACTGACCTCACCAAG GATGCGGTGTGCGAGTTGGTGACGAGAGGTTACCTAACAGAAAAGACGTGTCTGTCAGCAGTAGGCTCTATGCTCCCCCAGTTCAGCCCTGCC GTACAACACCTGGTCTTCATGTTGTCGGAGGCTGATCCCCAGCTGGCAGACACAGTGAGAAAGGAATTTCCCGTCTCCCTCAGCCCGAGCTGA